The nucleotide sequence ACAATGGTGGTGTTATTTTTAGTATTGTACTGTCTAACAGTATTTCGGTTTGTGTTAGATTCTATACTGATAAAATAACTGTTGAACATGGACAGGACTGGGGATTCTTTGTGCCGTACTTAGTTGGGAGCATATCTTTGGTGGTTTTAGCCGTGGGAAGCGTTTCACCGGGGTATGAAAACAACTAAAGCACTGTATGCTTGTTAACATTATGTTCTCTAAGTTACAGATTTGATATATTCAGCTATTTTGCTTGTAGGCTTCTTCAAGCTGCCATTTCCGGGTTTTCGACATTCTTCCCTGATTATCAAGAACGTATTGCCGCACACGAAGCAGCTCACTTCTTAGGTACATTTGTAAAAGAGTGTGTATTTTTGGGTTGTGAAATGTTTCTGATTGTGTTTAAACTTGAAACTTCCAGTGGCTTACCTAATTGGACTTCCAATCCTCGGGTACTCGCTAGATATTGGTAAAGAACACGTCAATCTCATCGACGAGAGGCTAGCTAAACTAATATACAGCGGCCAGCTTGACTCAAAGGAGCTTGATAGGTaatagtttctttttaaaaaaagagagaaagaagaatatAATCACAACCCAATATTGAATCTTCTTGTGGTTTCTCAGATTGGCTGCTGTTGCAATGGCTGGACTTGCTGCTGAGGGTCTGAAGTATGACAAAGTGATTGGCCAATCTGCGGATCTGTTCTCTCTTCAGGTCCTCTTAGTTCTTATTACCTCACCACTCACAAGTTCACAAACACTGAGTTTTAATTTCTTGCAGAGGTTCATCAACAGGAGCCAACCTAAAATCAGTAATGAACAGCAGCAAAATCTAACGAGATGGGCTGTATGTTCCTTTTACATTAACAGGCATTATCTCTCTCAtacatgtttcttttgtttacAGTACTCGTGAATCTTCATTTTTGGTTATGCAGGTTCTTTACTCTGCTTCTCTTCTGAAGAACAACAAGACCATCCATGAAGCTCTAATGGCTGCAATGTCCAACAATGCATCTGTTCTTGAATGTATCAAGACCATTGAGACAGCTTCCTAGACTTGGCGCAGCTCTGGATTCTTCAAATACAGTGAACTATCTCTAACTCTCTTTTGATCAATCCAGTTCCAAGACCACTAAATCGAGTcacatattttcttaaatatataaacgaGAAAAGACAGAATagattatctatttttatactAAAAGTTTCCTCTTGGCGCCTGACATGTTATTTACATTGCCTTAACcgcaatattttgtttttcaaaataccaatttaaaactttttcCACTGATCGAATCCAAAAAAGTCTTGCACAAATGGTCTTAAGAAAAATAGGAGAcgcataaaacaaaattacacAATCTTAATATGAAATTGACATAAACAGTAGCTCCAAATCCAAAAGCTTTGTATCCCACCGAGATGACTACTACAACACTTTTTCGAACtcattttgaatataaataagAGCGAATAACTGACAAATACTCAGCAAAGAAAGCTTTAAGAATCCTGAAATCAACTACCAAGAATCATcacaaaacatagaaaaagttttaataaattgaaCATCAAGTAAATATGAAagcaaataataaaaacgagTGAAAAACTCCGACAGTGCAAACAAGAGATCGTGTCACCTCCTTTTGTCTCCATGTTCTCATGTTGTCTTGTGACTTAGTTACCGTGAATTCAATGTTAATTTTCATGCGGTCACACCACCTCTTTCGGCCGCAGTGTGATCCGCACAAACACGTCTCCTTTCACAAAACGATAAAAAAATTGGGTTTGCTTTTCATGATCCAAGAGGTGACACTTTCAACTAGGTATGAGAGTTTGAATATCTGATTTAATTAGTTCAAATCGGTTATTTGGGTATTAGATAGTTTGGATAAAAAGGATTGCtgagaaacaaaaaaaggttTAGAGAAGTTCAAATAATTCTTAACTAGGTGAAGACCGCATTGCCCAAGATGACGAAGGtgaatgaatattatatatacaaattacttttacatattattatttattttgtgttcattatatattatgaaataataaatatattgaataattgagAACCGAACTAGTAACTATTAGCTATATAATTAAGCTGGAGtaatcacataaatcaaaataatctctctttttatttacaataatttttattggtaaataaataaaaataatcattttatttttgtttatatattatataattaaatttaaataatcttgacatagatatatgatatatttaatatggatatttattaattgAGGTTTCCTACTCATATAATTTGATTAACATGTGTATATTTATGtaccaaaaaattaaactattaatcacaaaaaaattagtgtaagatttttaatagttttaataatttataatcatttttaaaaattcaatgaaaatttcaaaattaaaatattaagggtCTCAATACTTTGGCAATGAAAGTTTTGAAatcaacatatttatgtatttttatatggtatatagtttaattttaataattatatatatatatatatatttcatccgaatatatattaaataaaacttcttattcatatgattttacgatcatttgtatcttgttataacaaaaagttaaaccattgatcacaatttttttaatgtgaaaattttaacagtattaataatttatagtcgttctaaaaattttaaaatataacatataagaaaaaatcgatttttttattatatgactAATGTCATTGTTTACttgtttagtttcttttaagaatataaaactaaacaaaaacgaTGAAGGATACAAAAactgttatcaaatctttattatttaaaatcattaattatcatatatatgttaatcatattaggtaatttcgtattTTCTATTTacggaatttttttttggaacactactaatcaattttacatttagtttaataaaaaaatataatatagtatatgtttagaTGGATCaactaatttttctaaaaattctaaGAAGATGTCATGtggatacaaaaaaatattgtaatactcCTCAGTTAATATATAAGTGATTTGATTCgattcaaataataaatttgaaaatcaactaataccagaaaaaaaaatctggatTCAGTTCAAGTGCAATGTGGCTAACACGAGTTACAAAAAACGAAAAATAATAAGTTTCCATAATATTACTGTTTTGgcaagaaaacataattttatgtttttttgagAGAACATATAATTTTACAGTTTCACTGGAAAACATAATTATCTTAGCACAAAACtataataattaagaaataaGTATTGATACTATTGGACGTCCATTGACCTGCCTATAAGTAATTCAGACATTTTTTGGACCGATGTCTATTACGTACCGACTAATTGTAACCTAAAAGGTAATAGTCCGTGTCGACAGTTCAAATGGACGGACCAATTGAAAGTTTTATACACCATGATGATCCCGAATAGTCCATCCACCAAAAACCTTATTCGTTGTTGAATCTTAACCTGCATCGTAATTGGAGTTTAAATGGCCTGGCCGAGGTCGATTCCAACGGACTCGATGATTTTGCAAGAAGATTACTCCTGTTGACCGTATTTGCTTTATTGTTGCTGTTTCCATTCTTTGACGTCTGCCTGAGCCAAGTCTACTGTCAGCTTATGTGACTAAACCTTgtcaatttttgaaaataaaataaaaaacagacCTGAATAAATGTGCATGTTATTAACCTGAAATAGTTTCATATAATTCATCCTAAAGAATACATCACATTCCTAAAGAATACGTCCCATATGCACCCATAGACATATCATCATGATTAGATAATCACATTTCAATCCACAAACCAAGATCTATCTTCGTTCCGGCCACCTTCTCCATCCATATACAATCAAGAACGTACCCATATATTGTCTCCGACCATTACATCAAATCAAACTCTTACGAAGAAGATACTAAGCTCTGGTCCATTATTCCCTTCGGGACTCAGCATATAAAACGTCTCTGAATCTTTAGACCCAACGACACGCTCAAAGTAAGCCCTCATGTAAGCCATCTCCGAGTCAGGTCCTTCAGCCTCCGAGTTCCCAGGCAAAACACCAGCACCCATCGAAACCGGTCTTAACAACTCCATCACGTTAAGATCCTCCTCCGTCGCGTCACGTTTCACACCGTACCCCGTTTTCTTACCGTTACAATACATTGTCCATAATGGTTCGTCCATTATCTTAACCTTCTCTTTATCAGCTCGTTTCTCCGTCTCTAAAGCGATCCGAACCATTCCTCCGCTCAGCTCCTTTTGTAGCACCATTGTTTGCATTGCTAGCTCGACGACGAGAGATGGAAAACATTTAGAGTTTTCTTGAATTGAGAGGCTTACACGGCCTTTACGGTATCCGAACAAGGTCCCGGAGACTCTTGACCCGCTTGACCCGCTTCGGTGCTGGTCGGGTAAGCTACCTCCCGGAAGGACCGGGATTTTACAAGCCGCCGGCGTGATGATGGGAAAAGAACGGAACACGGAGCGGAAGACACGGAAGACTTTCTTGCCTTTTTTCTTGTGTTGGTGAGATGGTTCGAGTAACGTGACGGGCTGACGTGGAGCTGGAGTTGGTGTCGGTGACGCTGAAGGGGTTGAATATGAGTCCGTGGAGGAAGAAGCACCGCTTACCCTTGGCTTTGGCTCCCCCATGGCCATTTACGACGGAGACGTCCACTAAGATACGACAGCGTTTTTGTTGAATGGTTTTGTCTTGCTATTcgagaaaaaaagattttaatcaACTAATTTACATTTGTTTTCTTTGGCTTTTCCTTTCCCACCACACCTTTGAGTTTTTTTTGGCTTACTATTTTTATTAGAAATTGGAATGGTTAAATATTTGTGTTCATATTGggtaatactttatatatagttgttgtttttatttttgaagtgTGATCAGCCAGCTCTATGCTCTATTTTAAGAAGCTGTTAATTTCAATAGatgtgaaaacaaatcaacCGACAGTTACCAAAAATAGTGAGAGATACATCAAACCGTAGTTGTTTGTATAGGTCAATGTTCAACTGTTCAGGTGTAATCTGCTGTAAATCGTCTAAGTCCAACTTGGTGTATACTGGATCTTGCAAGTTTGTTACCACAATTTAACCCAACCACGGTTAACTGAATTAAGaaactgaaaataaataaaaaacaataacaaGACGTCGAtgaatatttcaatatataaaaatagtatattggtataacaaataaaatatatttttaggcTGTAACAACAGAAGACAATATAAAAAGATGAGTGAATAATAAATACGAACatttatttgtgtttttgtAAGAATGGACTATCTATTGCATAAGGAACACTGGTCCAAAGAGGTAAAGTAAAGAGGACGACAAAAATAAAGATccataaacaaaattatgaGCAGTAAGAGACAAAGCACCCTAAGTTATACAACTACATATATGaatataaaatctaattttattgTCATCTTACGAATGCACTAGCTATAGTCCAGGTTTTTTACGTTATGTTCGTTTGAATTTGGCTTCCTTTTAAGGTATaagcttcttttcttttttttgttgttttgttgtaTAATTTGACTTCCTATGTCAGAATATGACATAAGCTTAActtatcaattggcttgatttaaaattttggattcagaatcaataattattttaagtatttttggtgatttgagtatactttaactatttcatatatttacttttgactatctatatatattttcaagtatttaaaccaatataaaagtatcattcttgatgttttatatacgttaaatctaaaaataattaatatatataaatatataaatatatttttagataaatttggGTACCCGAATACTTTGGTTTGGATCAAATTCGgttttctaaataacaaaattttgaataattcaaatatttaatcaatttatgttcgggGTTGGTATTATATTTTCGGATCGGTATCATTTATattcctcggattcattttgCCAAACcctaattacatgaaaaacaaatattaacatatttttcaaaatatacattcGCGCAGGCgcacggatcaaaatctagtttcaaTTTATAAGCTAAACTAGTCAGTTTGTAAccattatttaaataaagaaacatgtttataaaaaaaatataacaactaGATTAacatttcttcaaaaaaatttactaCGTTTTATTTGCTGTTCTTTTTCAGTTGGTAAACTTATCAATTTCCCTCCGTTTAATTGCTTATGGGACTTTAGTTGAATTGTCACCCtagttattttaataattaaatttaataaaaatgtataatattatgaacagaaaagtaagaaaaaaatatattaaatgcaAAGTAAGGTATGTCTGTGTAACAACACAGAGAAGCAGGTAAGGTCATATGTGACCCAACACTTAATGCATTGAGCAGAG is from Brassica napus cultivar Da-Ae chromosome A4, Da-Ae, whole genome shotgun sequence and encodes:
- the LOC106420566 gene encoding uncharacterized protein LOC106420566, giving the protein MVALAVSSSGIASFRRHYSFRLRPRNPPTQAAVSPSSSSASASPGVDLSTLESAINKKDSSGVKEALDRLGEEGWAKKWSSQPYMSRRTTSLRELTTLGIKNAETLAIPSVRNDAAFLFTVVGTTGFIAVLAGQLPGDWGFFVPYLVGSISLVVLAVGSVSPGLLQAAISGFSTFFPDYQERIAAHEAAHFLVAYLIGLPILGYSLDIGKEHVNLIDERLAKLIYSGQLDSKELDRLAAVAMAGLAAEGLKYDKVIGQSADLFSLQRFINRSQPKISNEQQQNLTRWAVLYSASLLKNNKTIHEALMAAMSNNASVLECIKTIETAS
- the LOC106420731 gene encoding protein MIZU-KUSSEI 1-like, producing the protein MAMGEPKPRVSGASSSTDSYSTPSASPTPTPAPRQPVTLLEPSHQHKKKGKKVFRVFRSVFRSFPIITPAACKIPVLPGGSLPDQHRSGSSGSRVSGTLFGYRKGRVSLSIQENSKCFPSLVVELAMQTMVLQKELSGGMVRIALETEKRADKEKVKIMDEPLWTMYCNGKKTGYGVKRDATEEDLNVMELLRPVSMGAGVLPGNSEAEGPDSEMAYMRAYFERVVGSKDSETFYMLSPEGNNGPELSIFFVRV